One Antennarius striatus isolate MH-2024 chromosome 9, ASM4005453v1, whole genome shotgun sequence genomic window, TGACTCAGTAAATGTTACTAGGTAATGAATGCTTATCTCACACCACAGTAATTTTCCACTTACTAACATCGGTGGATTTTATGCATCCTGTTAGAACATGGGGTGTTAGACCAGAATCGTACTATAGCCAGTGTCAGACCTAAATGAAAGTTATGAATTACCCAGAGCTGATTTTCTTGTAGCACAAATATGACATGCTTTGTCACTTCAGCTCTTGTATTGTATCccatgcaacaacaacaacaaagaaaatatttttcaatgcCAACTTCAAGTCAGGTTATTtcggaaaaaaaccaaaagaaaaaaaacaatgcaaataaataaGTTCATACTTTTATtgtaactacaaaaacaaaaaaaatcctaataATTAAGAGTTAATAGCTCAGATAATTTATCCACTTTCTTTGATCAAAGGTGCTGGTGGACCTCAGTAACAACCTGAAGAAGGACATTTACCCTGAAGCCAATGCTGTCTACTTACAGAGGTAACAGACTCCTGTCAAAGattagataaaataataaaggtgTCTTAttgataaattaaattacacacTTTTATTCTCATACATATACAATATGTAAGTTTCATTTTTATCACAATCTCAAAAGGTGAGCTTACCTTTTCTCCTGATGAATTTTGGTTAAATGTTAGCAGATGTTTTGGAACAATTCGCACCATTGTTTCTCTGAAAGCTGGAATATCCGTACTTCTAAATAACACATCAATGGAGCATCAAAACTTCCAGTGGAATccaaaagaaattaaacaatTTGTGGGGTTGCAGCTCCTCTGGTAGAATGCTCTGCTGTGCATTTATTCTGTTAGAGTGGCAAAAAAGATTCTTACCAGTTTTTGACTCTACCCTATCCACCTGTGTATTcgaagacttaaaaaaaaaagcaactgaaATTCTTGTGTGTTCTTCAGACTGGTCCCAGGGGCTGCTGTGGTGAAAGGCCTTAACACACTGTCTGCCTGGGCCCTACAGAACGGACTTCTAGCAGGAAAACAGGTGAGAATGGAAGCAGAAATGAGGATTCTGCTAAAAGACGTCAGTGGGATCAAGGTGAAACACCCAGGAAGTTTCCCAGCTTTAAAGAAAGTCCTTTGTctacaccaggaaaaaaaaacagagcaagATCAGCGGGTTGATTGCTTATATGATTGTTTTATAATAAAGGATATTTGAGTCaaaccaaaacaacaataacTGCTGCCATAATTACCTGGACAGTGGGAGAAGTTATTACTGAGTAATGGGAGGTAAACGCTCAACCAAATGGCATGAAAAATTTaagaattgattttattttgcattgctACAGCTAACTGATTTGGTTGTCTTTCCAAATGAAAATGAGGGCAGCTCttgtataaacacacaaacaaacaaatacactttATGATGTTACAAAGTAGAAATACCAGTGTTTTTTGCAGCTTCTTTTTCACAGCTACAAAGAGCAACACAAACATGCTGAACCTCTTGAGACCAAACCTGAATCTGCCTCGAATCCTCTTCACACAAACAATCcccatatatacacacagatacCCCTGCAGTGATCTATTTCCTTTGAAAACTGGTAGCTGTGAGAAAAAAACGAGCAGTGTGCTTAAATGCGTGTCTTTATCAGTGTATATGTAGGCACGGTAtacacgcacgtacgcacgcacgcacccacagacacacacatacacacacacacacacagacacacacacacacacacacacacacacacacacacacacacacacacacacacaaacacgcacacacacgcacacacacacacacacacacacacacacacacacacacacacacacacacacacacacacacacacacacacacacacacacacacacacacacacacacacacacttgttaagTGTGTGTTATTCCCAAACCAGCAATTTGATTAGATCCACAGCGGGGCAATGTCTCTGTCACATttacattcagatggagatttaGTCTGTCGGCTGTACCCTGCTGTTCCTGGTGCAATAATGTAGGGAGACATGGCTGGCTGCCCGGTCCACTTATACCAACACCTGGGGGGAAAACTGCTCAATCCTACAGACTCCACTGAATGCCTGTCAAAcctctctctccccttcctctctctctctctctcgttctctctgtGTAACCATTTTTCTATTGTATGATGCAATGTTTTTCCCTTTCAAATAACTCAATAATCTTATAACAAAGCCATGAGTGTGGCAATAACCATCATGGTGAGAGGCACATGCATGTGAAGTGCACATGTCTCTTTAGATAATCAAATCCTTCCAGAAGTTTCATCTCTAAACCAGTGAAACAGTAGCGAGGAGATCAACAAACAGCATGGGTAAATGTGTAGACAGATACTGTGGGTGCACAATGTGCAGTCATGCACTAGAGACTATAAACAGAGCTGGGGAGTCATCCAACTATAACATGAGAGCAATTGTTAGACTCTGAAATACAAAAAGATGATCTGAATACAGCAAGaggataacacatttttttctcttctgaggCCATTTTAAAGACAATGAGCCTTTTTGAATTACTGAGCGAGGTACTATTTAATCACAGATATAATGATGGCAAATTGCAAATATAATGATAGGAAATTTAGTAAGATGCACTCATGCATGCTGAAGCTTTTTTGCTTTCTCTGAAgcgctttcaaaataaaaccgtGTCTGCTTGCATTGTACTATTTAAGAGTAAGATACTAAGTCAAAagataaagtaataaaaaaacatatactAATGAGCTGACAACTAGGATACCAACAGAGAAGTGCATAACCAAGTCAATTACATGTGTAGCtctaaaagtagaaaaataaaaggatGAAGATCAAATCCCATAAGAACATGTTCTAATCAAACGAGTCAAGAATATCTGGCTCTGCACCTGACTGCACACACCCGTAGATGTTTGTGATGAcacaacatttgtttcttttaagtgACTTATGTGCTTTTTACCTCTGAGAAAATAAGATGATATCTTAAAATGCTAACGAAAATTTCATGGTCACTGTCGCTAAAGCATTTAAGTACATTTAAGTACGAACATTGCAGTTGATTTTCAAATCATTCCCATGAGTTCTGATTGTCTGCCATGTTTACTGATACACAAAATCTCAAGCTGAAAAAGGTTTCGAACACAAcacttatttacttttttttataatttaaaaatgtttacaaaaaacaacagggccgtgttttttttaatagacgCTGTAAATAGTGCATAGTTTTGAATACCATTTGAAATTTAATTCTGGATCTAATGAAAGACGGACTCTTACCTTTGTTTGGTATTGGTCCTGTCAGATTTTTAAAACAGTCTACAACTACAGCCTGTTTTATAAAGGCGTCTGTGTGTTCCAGGTGCAACTATGTGGGAACAGCTCAGAGGCAAAGCAGCTGGTAACAGAGATTACTACCAAGATGGGTCTAACGGTCCTGGACAGAGGGACTTTGTCAGCAGCCAGAGAGCTGGAGGACTTCCCACTGCGTCTATTCCCAGAGTGGAGGCTGCCCCTATGTGTGGCCATTGTTCTCAtggccttcttcttcttctatcttCTCATCAGAGATGTCATCTATGCATATGTTGAAGAGGGAGAAGACATCTCCTTCAGAATCATGATATCCCTGGCGAACAAGGTAAAAATGTTTCCTtatattgtttttgtctcttgGTGGTATTTTGTCTTAACACTTGAAGTGTTTCATATGTAACTTTCATCTTTCAGGTGTTTCCGATTGTGTCCCTTATTATGTTGTCTCTGTGTTACTTGCCTGGTGCTATCGCTGCCTTCTTTCAGCTCTATAGAGGGACCAAATACAGGTGAAGTATCTCACTTGGAGCTAAAACTTTCACTACTGGTGTGGTTGTGGAACCCAGGAAGAGACATggcgaaaaaaaaaagttacaatcTGCAAAAGTCTATTTTTCTGTTCCAGAGAAAGATCTAAACTACTACAACAGCTTCCAACACCCATAGCTGAAGttaatcttttgtttttaactctTCAATTATAAAGACAATAATTTAGTGCACGGGTTTCTCATAAGCAAAGACAATACTCTGGAGGAGTGCAACTGGAGGAGGTAGTGGCTTCAGAATCAGCTGTCTACCAGGCAGAATACAGCAACAACACTTTCTTATGCATTTCATGTTTATGCATGTTCTTTTGATTGTAGCCTTTATATCAGCATTTGTATCTTAAAATGGAGCCAAACTGACCCATACATACATTgatcaaacactttttttttaaattaacctattatttttttcactccacACTTCTTCTTGGGCTCTATAAACGTattaccttgagatacgagctactcaacaagtttttttttttaggtatgAGCTGTTGCTTTGTCCGTATTATTGTTTGACATAGGAGCTAAATTTAGGGggctttggttttttttctgcaaagctggaatggattaaaatgattttagttattttaaattggGAAAATTGTTTGAGTTACGAGTTGTtcgacttacgagctcagtcatgGAACGAATttaacttgtatctcaaggaaCTACTGTATAATTTCGGTGGGTAAAATAGTCTATTTTGAATATATCCCAGGCGCTTCCCGGATTGGCTGGACCGGTGGATGCTGTGCAGGAAGCAGATGGGCCTGGTTGCATTAGGCATTGCTTTCCTCCATGCCATCTACACATTTGTCATTCCTATTCGCTATGCTGTTCGACACAAATTCATCTCACGTGTAATGGATGAGGTACAGCAGGCTTTTCCAAACTGGGCATTTTTATGATCTTGTTCAAAGAGGAATATGATTTAAAGCTAACATTATGCAAAGTACCACCATGCTTCATCTATCtcactgtctctttttcttctagATGAAGAACAATAAAACCACCCCTTTCTACTTTGATAAAACAGAAGCATGGGCCACAGACTCATTCTACGTACTGGGAATCCTGGGCTTCTTTCTTTATGTCCTGCTAGGACTAACATCCCTGCCCTCTGTGGGAGGCTCTCTCAGCTggagagagttcagcttcattCAGGTCAGAGCAAAGTTTGAATGCACAGTTTAGGCGGTGCATATTTCAATGTAGGCATGTTTCTGTTCACCTTTAAGCCCATAGAAGCTATCAGTCATGTGTTAACTATCAGCACAAAGCACCATTTTATGATCAGCTATATTTGGGTGTCCGAGTTTTCGTCAGAGTTATTAAAGTGTTGTAAAAACTATATATCACTGGCAGCCTTCTCCCTAGGGCCTGGTTAACTATCTGTCTTATAGAGCCACATAGACTGAAAATGACTGTGACTGTGGATTTTAAATGTTAAGTTATTCATTAAATAGAGTTATGATACGTGGTATAATCCCCTGGGAGATGATTGCTAATACAGGTCCTGGAACTATATGTGTAAAGGTCAGGTCCATAGGTATCATCCCAGATAGAGAATTAGACTGCAAGATAGAGGTCTAGGTCAAGATAACCCTTATGATCTGGTAATAAGAGTAGTCAACAATATGCAATAAAAAACATCAATCTAAATGCCATTAATACACGGGCCATCAACCGGAGAATGTAAGTTTTTTATTACACAGACACATCCAAGTACGATGTATTCCTTTACTAAATGGGTTAAATCAGATCCTTGGTTGTAATTTCAGGGGTATAGTCCATTACACTACATTAATATAAGTGTTTCCCCATTGTGCTGTTTGCACGTATTATAAGTCACCATGGATCAACAACCAAATGGTAAATATGTAGAgtaatttaaaacacattgtCCAAGTAATTAATAATAGAAAATCCCCAGAGGATGCTGCTGTTACAACGCTCATCATACTGGAATGAATGTGAGgctgtttgatttgattttacaGTAACACTATAAGAACATATTTATCTTCATATCTATGTGAAATATCCCCAGAGAGTTAACAACAGCATACAATGAGGCAGCATGTTAGTCGCACAGATGGTAATGAACAGTCTCAAAGAGACAGATGTTTGTTATGCAAtttctgttgttctgttgttgtcTTTCTATGTCAGTGAATCTTCCTTCTTAGAGTAAAATGCATTATGCATCATATTTGCTTATACTTAACATATTGTGTCTGAGTTGTAAAGTGtgttaaaaaattattacagcCAATTGTTATTTAATTGCTGTTGCAGTGGGAGCTGATCATTTACCGGAATGTGGTAGCCTGAGACATAACATGTTAATGAGTTTACGTGATGCTAGTTGGGTTCCTGGCTCCATTTTTACCTACACAATACCAGATACAAAGTCAGTCTTTTTTTATAACTCCCAGCAGAATAATGAATAAACTTCAGTGATAATAAACTTGGCTCCAATGTCACAACTTGTTTCAACACTTACTTttgatgtgtgttttcacagtCTAAGCTGGGCCACCTGACCTTGCTCATATGCACGGCACATGGCTACATTTATGGCTGGAACAAATTTCTTCGACCCTCCACGTATAAATGGTACACTCCTCCAGGCTACATGCTCTGTCTGATTGTGCCTTCTGTGGTGCTGGTGTTAAAGGTGTTGCTCCTTCTGCCCTGCGTGGACAGAACCTTGATCCGCATTCGTCAAGGCTGGGAAAGGACCCAGCCAAGGGAAGAAATGGACATCACCAAGGTTACCAACCTGTGAActaagtatatatttttaaaaaaccagatcatcttaatcttaaaaattgtttttctaacGTGCGGACTACATATTACAGTATTCCATGTTTTGATATTGCAGGATAACAGATTTTAAAAGAGCTATAAGAGTCACTTTAAAAATTTACAAAGGCTTTACAAATTACAGTGCTACCAATTAATTCTTGCTATTTAGGTTGGTATTTTGACCGAGTAATTGCTCAGGTAAAATGCATCCAAACATTGGCTTTTGTCATTCTGTGCTGCTTACCCTCaactgtgcaaaaaaacaaaattatcgATGATTGCAGCCAAACAGACAGGCCTCCATGGATCCAGGTGTTTTTAATGTCAATTTTGTCTGAGGTCTCAAAAAAAACAGAttctatgtttgtgttttagtttttcacAGAATGTGATGAAAAATAGATCAATATCCCTTGTTGAAATCTATTGTTTTCATAAACATAATAAACCATTTCAATTTTCTTGCTCAACTCTCCTCAAGTAGTGTCATTGAACCCCAGAGGTTGCAGACCTTCTTTAAGGATGTTATTGATCTCCCTTTTTTAAGCAAAAATACCTTTGTGCCCAAACCTATCAGCTTCTCATGGGCATGCAATATTCACACTCATACACCTCGACTAAGCCTTTGTATGCACATGCAGAAAGAAAAGGTGAGTAGTCAATGGACTGCACACTATGTACACACAACCACAATCCCAAACCCTCCAAAGTGGCGTCACTAAACCATTTCTGCAGACTGGGACAAAATTCCACCACAGTGATGTCAGAGACTGATTTCCagtttttggatgtttttccaTGTAGTTGTTGATACTGGAACAATCAGCTATTAAGTTTAGAAGAATAATCCCTTTTCACACtggtcatttaaataaaaaaaacagtttctgtcACACTGAAGAaagatgtttttgaaaactTTATCCttgaattttgtgtttactcagGTTACTTTTTTAATGCCACGTAAATCAAATGTGCTGCAAATATCAAGCACTTGTCAACTTGATTGGATGATGAATAGGGGTGAGTAAGTCAATAGTGAATTGCTTGTGGCAGTGCAGAATGGTAGGAGGCTTTAATGGAGGATACATTACCATGTACAACACTAATCAGACCAGATCGAAATacagaggaaggaagagaagaggCTAGAGCAGCTGTCCCCATAACAGAGTCTGGTGCTACATGAGGAATATGCATCTCTTCTGCCCCAAGCAGAACATTTATTCAGAGACATCCGTTATCTTCCATCTAACAATATTATCTGTACACACAATCTGTAAGCCCTTACACCTTCTCACATTGTACTATTAGAAGAACGTCTGTTGTTTTTTAGCCAATTTCCTGCTGTTGGGGTGAGTTGggctctgtttgtgtgtgtgtgtgtgtgtgtgtgtgtgtgtgtgtgtgtgtgtgtgtgtgtgtgtgtgtgtgtgtgtgtgtgtgtgtgtgtgtgtgtgtgtgtgtgtgtgtgtgtgtgtgtgtgtgtgtgtgtgtgtgcgtgtgctgaTGTATAAATGAGATAGCGTACTTCAATATCGCCCTGGGAAAGAATTAAGATGTACCAACTCACACAAAATCTGTGAACCAAGCTATCTTAGATTCATCAATTCCACTCATGTTTAATTTCATGCACCCAGGCTATCCTGATACCTATGACAACATTATGTGTGTCCAATCATGAAAGCTCACTTCCATAAAGCATAAACAGCTGAATGTGTGGGTAAAGATATAGATTATTACATTAAATGAAGACTCATCCATGAAATGTGAACTTAATTATGAATGCAGTGTACACAGTATAAAACAAGGTTTTCCATGTAATGGTACTAATAGTTGTCTGAACGGTTGTCACAAACAAAGCTCTAGCATAAGTTTAGTCAGGAAaactaaatttttattttatttaaattaattattttatttacggtaatttgaacgtttatgaacccttcccagactgatattaaaccacctcataTCAGTCATAcattttccccacactctttagcttttcccttcaggggttggcACAGCGAATTAggtgcctccatctaaccctgtcttctgcatcctcttctctcataccaactaccttcatgtcctctttcactacatccataaaactctgtttaaagcacttttatattaaagaaaagtgtttctttaatacaccgaagtgcgctgtgttctgtgagtctcggaatgcaacgcacttccagatgctgtcagccaatagcatgcgcgtacggtatcgcgtgactacctactaaaaatctgtgatgtagtgaagccgtgcatctcgAAGCtcaaataagcgagggattactgtatagtgTTTATACTTCCTATATTGCATTAAAGGAACCCATAGTCCTGAGGCGTTGCTATTTCTTCAACTTCTGCTGCCGTGCAAGGCCCGGCATTAGCCTCTCTTCAACAACTCTCTAAAACAACAATATCCTCATATCTCTGCAAATGTTGAAGGTCAAAGATCTCCATTGGCCACTGCAGCATATTTAGTTTGCTGCATTTGTTACCCTGATTTTATTGCATCTCTCCAGGCCATTTCTGGCTAGTCATTGTGATTGTGCTGACCAATTCAGAGATAAGCCTTTCCAAGTTTTCTCTCTTGTCCATAACATTGCATCTCTCAACTTGCTGGCACCCTCACCACATTGCATTTGCATTAAGCCACTGCTGGCTCATCCAACAGGAGAGTTCTCAAGACTGTGTTTCTGGGGAATAGCCCATCTGACCCGCTGTTCTTGAATCACTTGTCATCTACTCTTGCTGGCTTTTAGTTTTCATTGAAGTTGATACTTCATTGCTAGGTTAAGTGCTACCTTGGAGACCACTAGGCTGTTGTGAAATGTAAGTCTATTTGCTTCATTTTATGAGTATATATTTATTGCATTGCTCAGTGCAAAAAATTCTACTCCTACTTACGTTAATCGCTAGCCTCTCCTGAGTGAAACCTTCTTTGGTGTTATACCAAATGTTAGACATAATTGAAATCTTTGTCCATTTTGTCTTGAAAAGTGATCTTGACAATATAAACCCCTTTCTTTTGCAGCAAAGTTTTAATGATTATGTTTGTATATTTATCAACTATAAAATTTCATCCAAATGTGtcaatttaatttatgtttttcgTAAATTCTTTTTCAATTTCTCCAACTTCAAAGAAGAAATAATGATTGTTAACTCATCTGGATAGAATATAAGAGTTATATATAACTCTTATATATCTTATAATATAAGAGTGTAAGAGAATATAAGAGTCAATGAATATTGTTAATTTTGGAAGGCTGTTTTTTACAACTCAGAAAGTCCAAGTCTGTCTGAGTCTGAAATGAGGCATGAATACTCTTTTGAgttatggacacacacacacacgcacatgcgcacgcacgcacacacacacacacacacacacacacacacacacatgcttgcgCACGCGCAGAAGGTGTGTGTTAAGAAACCCTTTTTATTAGACTGATAGGATATCAGTCCAGTAGGTTAGACCTTTACGATATGACCAAACTCACGGTGAGTTTGGTCCTTGCTGAGGTAAAAGTTGCCCCCTATTACATCAGAAAGCAACTACTGAACCACTAGAGGCTTTCTAAATTTTCACACAGCACATGATGCTTAATTAATTCAGCAGAAATGTCGGAAAAGTGGAGGTTAAGGTGAGCAGTGTTACTGCTGCAGTTCTTATCACAGAGCCCCATTTATTGTGGAAGTATACAGAGATTTACAAAATGCCAggatgttaaaatttattcCAGAGAGGAAGACCTGGCCAGACACTGGTTGACTCACTAGTTAAACTTA contains:
- the LOC137601746 gene encoding metalloreductase STEAP4-like; translation: MTVVNEVMPEGMSLNPLGAAAAPQPEMLCIFGTGDLGRSLGQLLLQSGYRVIYGSRKPHSCGPLPDGAEVMSHAAAARSASLIFICVHREHYEFLETLAPHLKGKVLVDLSNNLKKDIYPEANAVYLQRLVPGAAVVKGLNTLSAWALQNGLLAGKQVQLCGNSSEAKQLVTEITTKMGLTVLDRGTLSAARELEDFPLRLFPEWRLPLCVAIVLMAFFFFYLLIRDVIYAYVEEGEDISFRIMISLANKVFPIVSLIMLSLCYLPGAIAAFFQLYRGTKYRRFPDWLDRWMLCRKQMGLVALGIAFLHAIYTFVIPIRYAVRHKFISRMKNNKTTPFYFDKTEAWATDSFYVLGILGFFLYVLLGLTSLPSVGGSLSWREFSFIQSKLGHLTLLICTAHGYIYGWNKFLRPSTYKWYTPPGYMLCLIVPSVVLVLKVLLLLPCVDRTLIRIRQGWERTQPREEMDITKVTNL